The following proteins come from a genomic window of Alosa sapidissima isolate fAloSap1 chromosome 20, fAloSap1.pri, whole genome shotgun sequence:
- the msx2a gene encoding homeobox protein MSH-A, giving the protein MDTGDLRETCSSDEEATSLASPKDQKTSVSSLPFSVETLMSDRGTRSYLAQQNKGMSCLTRRDNPFTIFRDTVGSEDLTKHFIPSSPVKSETSDHDDAPSWAARSRLSSPPRQLSPATCSLRKHKTNRKPRTPFTTSQLLALERKFRQKQYLSIAERAEFSSSLSLTETQVKIWFQNRRAKAKRLQEAELEKLKMASKPVLHPSLTLPFPLASQFQVSGSLYGQTYPFRRHMLPMPPMGLYGSPMGYSVYHLS; this is encoded by the exons ATGGATACCGGCGACTTAAGAGAGACATGTTCCTCAGATGAAGAAGCTACCTCACTGGCATCCCCAAAGGACCAGAAAACATCCGTGTCAAGCTTACCTTTTAGCGTGGAAACTTTGATGTCGGATAGAGGAACGCGGAGCTACCTGGCACAACAAAATAAGGGAATGTCGTGTTTAACGAGAAGGGACAATCCATTCACAATTTTTAGAGACACGGTGGGTTCTGAAGACTTAACCAAGCATTTCATTCCGTCTTCGCCCGTGAAGTCCGAAACATCAGACCACGACGATGCCCCGTCTTGGGCCGCGCGATCCAGATTATCATCACCTCCTA GACAGCTGAGCCCTGCCACTTGCTCGCTGCGAAAGCACAAGACGAACCGCAAGCCACGCACCCCCTTCACCACCTCCCAGCTGCTGGCTCTGGAGAGGAAGTTCCGTCAGAAGCAGTACCTGTCCATCGCCGAGCGGGCCGAGTTCTCCAGCTCACTCAGCCTGACTGAGACCCAGGTGAAGATCTGGTTCCAGAACCGGCGGGCCAAGGCCAAAAGACTGCAGGAGGCCGAGCTGGAGAAGCTCAAGATGGCCTCCAAGCCCGTGCTGCACCCGAGCCTGACTCTGCCGTTCCCCCTCGCGTCCCAGTTCCAGGTGTCCGGCTCCCTCTACGGACAGACTTACCCTTTCCGCCGACACATGCTTCCCATGCCCCCCATGGGGCTCTATGGAAGCCCGATGGGATACAGTGTCTATCATCTGTCCTGA